ATCATGAGCAACACTTTTAACTGTAGggtgtcataataataatataataataataatattgagtattttgaaattaaaattttcataatatccaTAACGCCATGTACGTTTCATCTCGATTTTCATGTATCCATCATCCAGTTTTTTTCATTAGCCAACCTAATCCTAATTACTACCATAGTTCTCTCATTAAGAGATTGTATGTATAATTTGTTATTAAAGGTGACATATGCTCTTCGCTTGTTTGGCATTTTTCTCATTTGCAAGTTTGGTTACATCAAAAGAAGAATACGGGGGCATcaatcagtttaaaaaaaaaaaaaaaaacattgttgTAATTCTTGATGAAATTAAAGTAGTCATCGCGGAGAATGCTTTTACCCTCTGTTGTTATTTTAGAGTTCCGTTTAATGAATCTATACCTTGTTATTTGCTAACTGACGAACAGCTATGCATCAATATCAgcaatcttgtactttgcattttgatcTTTGAGGCAGGCTTTTAGAGCATGAGGTGTGGGAAACATTTAACCGGCGTCGCCATCACATTTTTTTTGCAGACGACGGTCGGACGACACTGACCTGGCGTCGGTCCGGCGTCGGAGGTCCCGCCGTCGTCTGCTCGTTAAATTGTTGTTATTTTTAATAAGTAAATTTTaggattaataagtaatttttaggatttaataagtaattttaggattaataagtaattttaggaCTTTTTTATTTTTTGCAACTTTTAATTTTAGGTTTTTAATTGTAATCGTTTtaggacttttttttttttttttttaataaaagtgtattttaagacttttaatgtattttttaaattaatatttgttCGTATTTTTTCATTAACTCTATTTAATAATGtgttaaaaatataaaagaaaatgtataaataaataattgGTGGACCCTATCTTCTCTCTCCAAGACACGGAACTGACAATCATCCAAATTCCCCTGTTTTTTCACCAATGTCAGTTTACAATGTCAGTCCAGTCAACGtccagtcatcagcaagacactgaacTGAAGCGTCACGACACCCAGTGCTCACGACACCCAGTGCTCAGTGATCTTACATCaattacattttttttttcttttttttttttttagaattgacTATTCTATCCTTAAACAAATGACAAAATAAAGTTTATCAACTGTTGTatgtgtaaaatctaagtatatgtTTTGATCTGAACTCATTATAATCAATACTAATCATTAACAGAAATGCAATTAGATATAACGTTAACCAAAGTCACTCATTTCAACTGTTGTATAAACACTTGGGTGGTTTTACAAAATCTTGTAATCTGGAAGTAGTCATTCATTCTCGTGTGTGTTCATGGAGCCATTAGGCTTTCAATGGTGTAGGTTAGTGACTTTGCCCAATCTTCTTTGAGTAACAATGTTCTAAGAGTATGCATTATGTCGTAATCTGGATCCAGCTTCCTTTGCCAACCCTGCAAAATTGTAATAATAGAGCAGATCAACAACCATCTCTATAACTGGATCAATCTCACTTTTCTGCTAaatttcaagctttttagcttaattGTAACTTTGAAATCTCTACTCGAATTTCACATTATAGTTACACTTCGAGCAATTGTCAACATGTTAATAGCTTATCTGACTGTTTTTCTCTTATTAGTTTATTTAAAATACGTTAACTACAATGTTGGAAAGTCGGAAAACGTATCGGTTTGGGGACTAGCCCATCCCCACTCAACCGCAAAAGCCTAAAAAGTTGATCAATATTAGAAAGTCAAGTCAAATTCGGTCAAAGTCAATTTAGCTAAAAAAATTATGTTAATCTTATTTAAtactaaaagtcaacgttggtcaacaccTGACTTGTTCCGGACTCGACAGAACATACATCCTATTTCCTGTTGTAGTAGTTTTGGTGTTGAAAATTTGAATGAAAAAGGGAATGATTAAATAGTACCTCAAGAACTAAAACGGTAACCATGACAGTGCAGGCGTTTCCATCGACATTAACTCGATGACGTCTCACTTGCTCTAGCAATTGATGCATGCAGTCAGCAGGGTGCACTTTCTCCCCTTCCGGAGTCCCCCAAAAATCAAAAGATTCTGTCACTTcctataacacacacacacacacacacacacacacacatacattacGCTCAAATCATCTGTAAGCTACCTAATCACGTATGTGTATATGCATCTATTTAAGCAATCATGTGTGCACGCACGCACATATATGCAGAAAAGAATACCGAAAGGGTTAAATAGGCACATATACATATAACAGTCAACTACCTATTAGCTTCAAATGAAATAACAATTTTGATTTGAAATTACCTTTATAAAGGCTTGAGGATTGGGACAGTTTTGTTGCTTTGAGAGTCTTAAAGTGGCTTTTGCTGCGGTGTCACCATCTCGACGAGCAACAGCCTTGAAAAATTCCATTAAATTAAGTCTATCGCTGTTTGAAAGTTCAGCAGTCATCCCAACATCAAGGAATACAATATGAGGCTTCTTAGATTTGAACATTCTCTTACGAGAAGAAGACCTATTACTACGTACTAGAATATTCCCAGGATGCATGTCCGCATGTATGAAGTTATCAACCTGCATAAACAACCTTTTATTTTAATCTCTTCTTCATAAACACATATTGTATCATATAGAACCATTGTAGTTGCTAGCTTTTGCTAgtcttatatataatttataattataaaatataaaattgttgCCTTTCAGAAACAAAAAAAAGATTACTACTTATTGAAAGTAAATGAAGATGTAGAAGCATTAATGCAATAATGAAGAATATGTTACCAGGAGCATCTTTAAAAGTGCATGAGTCCCAATATGAGCAAGAGATCTCTTCAAACGTTCATGTCCTTCAAGTTCATCGACATAATATGCAACACTTTCTCCTTGTTCAAATGTTTCCACCAAAACTGCAGGATGAACAAGCGGATACACAGGTTTTGGAAACGAAACATCTTTCCATCTCCTAAAATTGTAAATAAAACGACCCAAATTAGCAGCTTCCCTAGCAAGATCCACTTGAGACATCATAAAAACTGCAAATTGTTGTACGCTTTCATCCAATCTCAACCATTTTAAAGTAGGAATAAATCTTGAAATCTTGGCCACCGCATTTATAATCTCAAAATCTCTTCGTATCGATTCACCTACTCCTGGATGTCTAACTTTTACAGCAACTACTAAAGGCTTAATTGGCTTACCAGGATACTTATATTTCAAAACGGCTCGATGGATTTGAGCAATACTTCCTGAAGCTACTGGAACCTCCTCAAAAACATCAAAAATCTCTGAAATTTTACGCCCAAAAGCCTCCTCAACCGTCTTTTTAGTGTAAGAAAAGCTATGTTCGGGTGCTTTTGTGTGAAGTTTCGAAAGTTCAGTGCACAAATCACGAGGGAAAAGATCAGGTCTTGTTGCTGCCCACTGACCCCATTTTATAAAAGCAGGGCCCGCTATTTCCAACGTATAACGTACAAGACGAAGCCACTTTTTTCTTGATACGTTAGAAAAATACTCTGCAAATGGTGCCGTTGCTATTGTCGGTGAGAACAAAATCGCTAAATATATAGCTCTGATTAGTAATACAAAACCTTCATACATCGAAAGAATCGATGAAATCAAGAAAGTGTGTCCGTTTTCGGCATGCATGTAAAGACTATTTCTGGGCTGATAATATTCAAGATTTTGCCCTGTTTGAGCATATGCCATATTCCCACATACTACCGCAAATATACCCGGAACAACCACATATGATCGACTCATTGCTAAACTAAATGCTTGTGAAATCCTACTTATAGAAGAAAACTCTTTCCCGTTTTGAAATGAATTACGAGAAAGCCATTTCCAAGCAGTTTGAGCATGATGTGTGCTTCTATCATTAGTTGGAATAACAGAATAATATCTATGATGATAACTGCTACGTGAATTTAAACCAACACTATTAACTAACTTATACTTCCTGCTTTCGGGTCGAACTACACAACCATTTATTCGTATCGATTGTGCAATTCTTTTGATATTTCTGACTACCAGAAACCTGCATATATAATAAACAAATCAATTACGAGCTATTCAATTTTTGAACAGTTAGGTTACCTTTATTTTTGTTATTTCACATTTTCAATTTTATGCTACAAGGCTACCAATCATACCAGACACATACATTGCAATTACTGAAACCTACA
The window above is part of the Rutidosis leptorrhynchoides isolate AG116_Rl617_1_P2 chromosome 1, CSIRO_AGI_Rlap_v1, whole genome shotgun sequence genome. Proteins encoded here:
- the LOC139870327 gene encoding uncharacterized protein; amino-acid sequence: MSRFLVVRNIKRIAQSIRINGCVVRPESRKYKLVNSVGLNSRSSYHHRYYSVIPTNDRSTHHAQTAWKWLSRNSFQNGKEFSSISRISQAFSLAMSRSYVVVPGIFAVVCGNMAYAQTGQNLEYYQPRNSLYMHAENGHTFLISSILSMYEGFVLLIRAIYLAILFSPTIATAPFAEYFSNVSRKKWLRLVRYTLEIAGPAFIKWGQWAATRPDLFPRDLCTELSKLHTKAPEHSFSYTKKTVEEAFGRKISEIFDVFEEVPVASGSIAQIHRAVLKYKYPGKPIKPLVVAVKVRHPGVGESIRRDFEIINAVAKISRFIPTLKWLRLDESVQQFAVFMMSQVDLAREAANLGRFIYNFRRWKDVSFPKPVYPLVHPAVLVETFEQGESVAYYVDELEGHERLKRSLAHIGTHALLKMLLVDNFIHADMHPGNILVRSNRSSSRKRMFKSKKPHIVFLDVGMTAELSNSDRLNLMEFFKAVARRDGDTAAKATLRLSKQQNCPNPQAFIKEVTESFDFWGTPEGEKVHPADCMHQLLEQVRRHRVNVDGNACTVMVTVLVLEGWQRKLDPDYDIMHTLRTLLLKEDWAKSLTYTIESLMAP